In Topomyia yanbarensis strain Yona2022 chromosome 2, ASM3024719v1, whole genome shotgun sequence, one DNA window encodes the following:
- the LOC131686068 gene encoding adipose-secreted signaling protein — MEESHHDQHHVHFDATVINDELHDNTIIYQVAPGGRSLMIHLGFLQIKHRYRIELNIPAYALIEAGLKIGTNSSYEVDESMPLNVNCRLLEFPTTPIEKDDKSYYCAKIEFFPHKEKLLREHISVCGKEDPCVKIHLVFVARVLGRGKGTPMLRDGIHLIGVEDDEESELSDWQGFPTKSEQ, encoded by the coding sequence ATGGAGGAAAGTCATCACGATCAACATCATGTTCATTTCGATGCGACAGTGATCAATGACGAACTTCACGATAATACCATTATCTATCAAGTAGCACCCGGTGGTCGGTCGCTCATGATTCATCTAGGATTTTTACAGATAAAACATAGATATCGCATTGAACTGAACATTCCTGCGTATGCCCTTATAGAGGCAGGCCTGAAGATTGGGACAAACTCCAGCTATGAAGTCGACGAGTCTATGCCGCTGAACGTCAACTGCAGATTGCTAGAATTCCCAACTACACCAATTGAAAAGGACGACAAAAGCTATTACTGTgccaaaattgaatttttcccACATAAGGAGAAGCTTCTAAGAGAACATATTTCGGTTTGTGGGAAGGAGGATCCCTGCGTTAAAATTCATTTGGTGTTCGTAGCACGTGTCCTAGGGCGTGGTAAAGGAACGCCTATGTTACGGGATGGAATCCATTTAATTGGTGTGGAAGATGACGAAGAGTCCGAACTTTCCGATTGGCAAGGATTTCCAACGAAGAGTGAACAGTAA
- the LOC131686063 gene encoding eukaryotic translation initiation factor 2A, producing the protein MATGISPTLAIRSSTGVEVWKSDGFKDPFVPDVRFARDESKLCRAIVYSPNGRFLAWANGSTVQISTVPDWTVQHKLPRPKAFYLKFSPRSTYLMTWEMYTENSKDEVKEKPNLFLYEVASGREMFSIIQKRHADWEMHWAADESLFALMVGGEVLFYEVQSDAEFPKKVTKRLGGARHGGVSVSPGPSPPFVAFYVPGTKGAPSMCRLFRYPNLEANQPIASKSFFQADKVEMMWNQKGNGLLLLTSTDVDQTGVSYYGKQALHFMTTKGDSFAVQLNTEGSIHAVSWSPRSTEFCVVYGFMPSKATLFNLKCDAVFDFGTGHRNSIYYNEFGNMLVFGGFGNLPGYIEVWDLNQKKLITEHKAPDTTLLEWSPVGDKFLTATTAPRLRMSNGFKVWHYTGALLHETHWPEKQELLEVIWQKYAPGTLKENTISNEKIEGIASKTPQASKQKYVPPGMRNSITTGSGETASSSAATRAPIPGLPPGYRSSVQQAKDKKQKNKSKNKTSQGPTQSGNSNISNGQNTNRTASAGGDDGAANVQEKKNRPKSAPNPKPAPMDKTENTQGTPKRPQTTNSGDPEKDKKIKNLNKKLKDIRLLKEKNQRGEKLEQTQIVKMNSELELMKELKALKMS; encoded by the exons ATGGCAACCGGAATATCTCCTACTTTGGCTA TTCGTTCCTCTACCGGAGTCGAGGTGTGGAAATCGGACGGATTCAAGGATCCGTTCGTTCCGGACGTAAGGTTTGCTCGGGACgagagcaaactatgtcgtgcTATTGTTTATAGCCCTAATGGACGATTTCTAGCGTGGGCAAATGGTTCCACGGTCCAGATCAGCACGGTTCCCGATTGGACTGTGCAGCACAAGTTGCCTAGGCCAAAGGCATTCTACCTCAAGTTTTCTCCACGGAGCACTTACTTGATGACGTGGGAGATGTACACAGAGAACTCAAAAGATGAAGTAAAAGAAAAACCGAATCTTTTTCTGTATGAGGTAGCCAGTGGTCGGGAAATGTTTTCAATCATTCAGAAACGCCATGCTGACTGGGAAATGCACTGGGCCGCGGACGAGAGTCTCTTCGCTTTGATGGTCGGTGGTGAGGTGCTATTTTACGAAGTTCAGTCTGATGCCGAGTTCCCGAAAAAAGTTACCAAGCGCTTGGGAGGTGCACGACACGGAGGTGTTTCGGTGTCTCCAGGGCCAAGCCCACCGTTTGTAGCTTTCTATGTACCAGGGACAAAGGGGGCTCCGTCTATGTGTCGACTGTTTCGTTACCCGAATCTTGAAGCTAACCAGCCGATTGCTTCCAAAAGTTTCTTCCAG GCCGACAAGGTTGAAATGATGTGGAATCAAAAGGGAAACGGACTTTTGCTACTTACAAGTACTGATGTGGATCAAACTGGTGTTTCGTACTATGGCAAACAGGCTCTTCACTTCATGACCACAAAGGGAGATTCGTTTGCAGTCCAACTTAACACCGAAGGATCCATCCATGCTGTATCATGGAGCCCACGCTCAACTGAATTCTGCGTCGTGTACGGTTTTATGCCCTCAAAAGCAACCCTTTTCAATCTGAAGTGCGATGCCGTTTTCGACTTTGGAACTGGGCACCGAAACTCAATTTACTACAACGAGTTTGGCAATATGCTGGTTTTTGGCGGCTTTGGAAACCTTCCCGGATACATTGAGGTCTGGGATCTAAATCAAAAAAAGCTAATCACCGAACATAAAGCGCCCGATACCACGCTGCTTGAGTGGAGCCCAGTGGGTGATAAGTTTTTAACGGCCACGACAGCTCCAAGATTACGAATGTCGAACGGATTCAAGGTTTGGCATTATACTGGAGCACTTTTGCACGAAACTCATTGGCCAGAAAAGCAGGAATTGTTGGAAGTTATCTGGCAAAAGTATGCTCCTGGTACATTAAAAGAAAATACAATTTCCAACGAAAAAATTGAAGGGATCGCCTCCAAAACTCCTCAGGCAAGCAAACAGAAGTATGTGCCACCGGGTATGCGAAATAGTATAACTACTGGAAGTGGAGAAACTGCTTCATCGTCAGCCGCTACTCGGGCACCGATACCAGGCCTTCCACCCGGATATCGCTCTTCTGTTCAACAGGCAAAAgataagaagcaaaaaaacaaatcaaagaacaaAACAAGCCAAGGGCCGACCCAATCTGGAAATAGCAACATATCCAATGGTCAGAACACTAATCGAACTGCATCCGCGGGGGGCGATGATGGTGCAGCTAATGtccaagagaaaaaaaatcgtcccAAATCTGCACCCAATCCGAAACCAGCTCCAATGGACAAAACTGAAAATACACAAGGGACCCCGAAACGACCTCAGACAACTAATAGTGGAGATCCAGAAAAggataaaaagataaaaaacctCAACAAAAAACTCAAGGACATAAGATtgctgaaggaaaaaaatcaacGCGGCGAAAAACTCGAGCAGACGCAAATAGTCAAAATGAACTCAGAACTCGAGCTGATGAAAGAATTGAAAGCTCTAAAAATGTCATAA
- the LOC131686072 gene encoding small integral membrane protein 8 produces the protein MEDERNIKSKEKPTSSPGDGIRSMRSTNVFRAINFELYAKPNVVIMGLGVVAIGITFGYIAYMRSKYEGLGYYTAVQEDGKELFVKRKSKWE, from the exons ATGGAGGATGAACGGAATATAAAATCAAAGGAAAAGCCGACTTCTTCACCTGGTGATGGCATAAGGTCGATGCGTTCAACCAATGTGTTCCGGGCTATCAATTTTGAGCTGTACGCAAAGCCA AATGTCGTAATCATGGGTCTCGGAGTGGTAGCAATTGGAATAACCTTCGGATACATTGCCTACATGCGTTCAAAGTACGAAGGTCTAGGATATTACACGGCTGTTCAGGAAGACGGAAAAGAGCTATTTGTGAAAAGAAAGTCTAAATGggaataa